One genomic window of Centroberyx gerrardi isolate f3 chromosome 15, fCenGer3.hap1.cur.20231027, whole genome shotgun sequence includes the following:
- the sfxn3 gene encoding sideroflexin-3, whose amino-acid sequence MSGELSLNINIKEARWDQSTFMGRAQHFFMVTDPRNVLLSSETLEEARVTVEDYRAGKVKPGLTEDELWRAKYIYDSAFHPDTGEKMFVIGRMSAQVPMNMSITGCMLTFYRTTPAVVFWQWVNQSFNAVVNYTNRSGDAPLTVNQLGAAYVSATTGAVVTALGLKSLATRLPPIVSRFVPFAAVAAANCINIPFMRQRELKYGIPVTDENGNRLGESPNAAKQAIVQVVVSRIGMAVPAMAIPPVIMNALEKRAFMKRFPVLNAPVQVGLVGLCLVFATPLCCALFPQKSSMGVGSLEADLQERIRQTSPHITTVYFNKGL is encoded by the exons ATGTCTGGAGAACTGTCGCTTAACATAAACATCAAGGAGGCACGATGGGACCAAAGCACGTTCATGGGGCGCGCCCAGCACTTCTTCATGGTCACAGATCCCAGGAACGTCCTGCTGTCCTCTGAGACTCTGGAGGAGGCCAGGGTAACCGTGGAGGACTACAG agCTGGGAAAGTGAAGCCTGGGCTGACGGAGGATGAGCTCTGGAGAGCCAAGTATATCTACGACTCTGCCTTCCACCCCGACACGGGGGAGAAGATGTTTGTGATTGGCCGAATGTCTGCTCAGGTGCCAATGAACATgtccatcacaggctgcatgcTCACCTTCTACAG GACTACTCCGGCTGTGGTGTTCTGGCAGTGGGTCAACCAGTCCTTCAACGCTGTGGTCAACTACACCAACCGCAGCGGAGACGCCCCCCTCACCGTGAA TCAGCTGGGTGCAGCCTACGTCAGCGCTACAACAGGAGCCGTGGTGACAGCACTGGGACTCAAGTCTCTAGCCACG CGCCTCCCTCCGATCGTCAGCCGGTTTGTCCCCTTTGCTGCTGTCGCCGCTGCCAACTGCATCAACATTCCCTTCATGAGACAGAG GGAGTTGAAGTACGGCATCCCTGTGACAGATGAGAATGGGAACAGGTTAGGAGAGTCTCCCAACGCTGCCAAGCAGGCCATCGTACAGGTGGTGGTGTCGCGGATCGGCATGGCAGTGCCAGCCATGG CCATTCCCCCTGTTATTATGAACGCGCTGGAAAAGAGAGCTTTCATGAAG CGGTTCCCAGTCCTGAATGCTCCAGTCCAGGTGGGGCTGGTGGGTCTGTG CCTGGTGTTTGCCACTCCTCTGTGCTGTGCCCTGTTTCCCCAGAAGAG TTCGATGGGCGTGGGCAGCCTGGAGGCAGATCTGCAGGAGAGGATACGACAGACCAGTCCCCATATCACCACCGTCTACTTCAACAAGGGCCTGTAG